In the Victivallis sp. Marseille-Q1083 genome, one interval contains:
- a CDS encoding Na/Pi symporter encodes MNRFLQFIRRSWPVLILCLIAAGCNSESKTASMHLTVFLGGDQFALPGEPFAQPLYIRADDGRSLPLAGQKLKIEIPAGSDLQVSAAEATTDAGGLARFDVTAGRQTGDNYLKVIPAAAPEQAIAVRFVTGVQLLGVEQEGRAGNLLPQPVGLKLVNASGVPLPGVPVYLTTGTAENPQVTALTTDETGEASTELRLPATTGAAALRFDLPTGELDNPVRSIAARVLAINYYTLLINVLGGLAIFVFGMKLMSDGLTKIAGERMRSILHFCAGNRFVAVLAGTLVTAVIQSSSATTVMVIGFVNAGLLSLAQSIGIIFGANIGTTITAQIVAFDVGALAMPAIIIGLLLMFITWQKLRGWGDTVLGFGLLFFGMALMSADLKSIGTFPSFIAFFRTFDCAPVDGFIPFGPLLGAIGIGLLVTLIIQSSSAATGVIIALGASGLINLYTAVALVLGSNIGTTITAQLAAIPANRVAKQAALAHTLFNTLGVLLVISTFWFRWGDSGIPVFFYLVDWMTNGDAFAALPQNVPRHIANAHTLFNLLTTLLLLPFVGTLAAVCRHLLPVGTRKVKYQSLEPHLLDNPALALEQADLALQKMLKKSWKMVQRTILEHFLPLAVDKSQFASLKRQERRIDRYQLEIMEYLSQIMRRELSEAQSAAIPPLMHCTNDAERIADRAGNMFRLALRLKESGNTLSKEAAAELKQIFKALNRQAAEAFAALQAIDDRRERPIQDREPEILHLAEKFADNHIARLNKGTCQPVTGIIFVELLTEFTAVSRHLTNIIERVPAIRVQSVPAAAEPKTSTRQEVIL; translated from the coding sequence ATGAACCGATTTCTGCAATTCATCCGCCGGTCGTGGCCCGTTCTCATCCTCTGCCTGATCGCGGCCGGATGCAATTCGGAGTCAAAAACCGCATCGATGCATCTGACGGTTTTCCTCGGCGGCGACCAGTTCGCCCTGCCGGGAGAACCGTTCGCCCAACCGCTCTACATCCGTGCCGATGACGGCCGGTCGCTTCCGTTGGCCGGCCAGAAACTGAAAATCGAAATCCCGGCCGGCTCCGATCTGCAGGTTTCCGCAGCGGAAGCGACGACCGATGCCGGCGGGCTCGCCCGATTCGACGTCACCGCCGGCCGCCAAACCGGCGACAATTATCTGAAGGTCATTCCGGCAGCGGCCCCGGAGCAGGCCATCGCCGTCCGCTTTGTCACCGGCGTTCAACTGCTCGGCGTCGAACAGGAAGGCCGGGCCGGTAACCTATTGCCGCAGCCGGTCGGCCTCAAGCTGGTCAACGCTTCCGGCGTCCCCCTGCCCGGCGTGCCGGTTTATCTGACGACCGGAACGGCGGAAAACCCGCAGGTGACGGCGTTGACGACCGACGAGACCGGCGAAGCCAGCACCGAACTCCGCCTGCCGGCGACCACCGGCGCCGCAGCCCTCCGCTTCGACCTGCCGACCGGCGAACTGGACAACCCGGTGCGCTCCATCGCCGCCCGGGTGCTTGCCATCAATTATTACACGCTGCTGATCAATGTGCTGGGCGGCCTGGCGATTTTCGTCTTCGGCATGAAACTGATGAGCGACGGCCTGACCAAAATTGCCGGCGAACGGATGCGCAGCATCCTGCATTTCTGCGCCGGCAACCGTTTCGTCGCCGTGCTGGCCGGCACGCTGGTCACCGCGGTCATTCAATCCTCGAGCGCGACGACGGTGATGGTGATCGGTTTCGTCAACGCCGGACTGCTCAGCCTGGCCCAGTCGATCGGCATTATTTTCGGCGCCAACATCGGCACGACGATCACCGCCCAGATCGTCGCCTTCGACGTCGGCGCCCTGGCGATGCCGGCGATCATCATCGGGCTGCTGCTGATGTTCATCACCTGGCAGAAGCTGCGCGGCTGGGGCGACACGGTGCTCGGCTTCGGGCTGCTCTTTTTCGGCATGGCGCTGATGAGCGCCGATTTGAAATCAATCGGCACCTTTCCGTCTTTCATCGCATTTTTCCGTACCTTCGACTGTGCGCCGGTCGACGGGTTCATCCCGTTCGGCCCGCTGCTGGGAGCGATCGGCATCGGCTTATTGGTCACACTGATCATTCAGAGCAGTTCCGCCGCCACCGGCGTCATCATCGCCCTCGGCGCCAGCGGCCTGATCAATCTGTATACGGCGGTGGCGCTGGTGCTCGGTTCGAATATCGGCACGACGATCACCGCCCAACTGGCGGCGATTCCGGCCAACCGGGTCGCCAAACAGGCGGCGCTGGCCCATACGCTGTTCAACACCCTCGGCGTCCTGCTCGTCATCTCGACCTTCTGGTTCCGCTGGGGCGACAGCGGCATCCCGGTCTTCTTCTATCTGGTCGACTGGATGACCAACGGCGACGCCTTCGCGGCCCTTCCGCAAAACGTGCCGCGCCACATCGCCAACGCCCATACGCTGTTCAACCTGCTGACCACGCTCCTGTTGCTGCCGTTCGTCGGCACGCTGGCCGCCGTCTGCCGGCACCTGCTGCCGGTCGGCACCCGCAAAGTCAAATACCAGTCGCTGGAGCCGCACCTGCTGGACAATCCGGCCCTGGCGCTTGAACAGGCGGATCTCGCATTGCAGAAAATGTTGAAGAAATCCTGGAAAATGGTCCAGCGGACCATCCTCGAACACTTCCTGCCGCTTGCGGTCGACAAAAGCCAATTCGCGTCACTCAAGCGGCAGGAGCGGCGCATCGACCGTTATCAGTTGGAAATCATGGAGTACCTTTCGCAAATCATGCGGCGGGAACTGTCCGAGGCGCAGTCCGCCGCCATTCCGCCGCTGATGCATTGCACCAACGACGCCGAACGGATCGCCGACCGGGCGGGAAACATGTTCCGGCTGGCCTTGCGGCTCAAGGAATCCGGCAACACTTTAAGCAAGGAAGCCGCGGCGGAATTGAAGCAGATTTTCAAAGCGCTGAACCGGCAGGCGGCGGAGGCGTTCGCCGCCCTGCAGGCCATCGACGACCGCCGGGAGCGCCCGATTCAGGACCGGGAGCCGGAGATTCTCCACCTGGCGGAAAAATTCGCCGACAATCACATCGCCCGGCTGAACAAAGGCACCTGCCAACCGGTGACCGGCATTATTTTCGTCGAACTCCTCACCGAGTTCACCGCCGTCTCCCGCCACCTGACCAACATCATCGAACGGGTGCCGGCCATCCGCGTACAATCCGTCCCGGCAGCCGCCGAACCTAAAACGTCCACCCGACAGGAGGTGATTTTATGA
- a CDS encoding potassium/proton antiporter, translating into MEMYYALAVLSILIFLCACASKLSSWINMPCLLVFLGIGMLAGSEGIGGIAFDNATFANVVGSIAMAFILFSGGFDTRWENVKKVLGYGGLLSSLGVLLTALFVGIFAYFFLRWQFPDKAISLSWCLLLGSIISSTDAAAVFSILRSRSVSLKGNLKPLLEFESGSNDPMAAFLTIFMLGVVTAEAASGIPTPLWRYAVIAPMFLLKMSLGIGFGYLFGRLAVWLFNKIDFEYDGLYYVIALATVLFSFAGTELLYGNGFMAVYITGMVMGNKNFIYHNGVGRFYDGLAWLMQVVLFTMLGLLAFPTKLWSAKWIGLAVAVFLMLIARPLAVFLCTIGSKYSIREKTLVSWVGLRGGAPIMLATFPLMAGIANDDLMFHIVFFIVLTSVFIQGMSLMPAARLLHLDSPLKSTPRLPLQFEYTGNLSEVSREIVIPPGSPAENIELAQIGLPKGTLVLLIRRNDRFLVPQGDTVLAGGDTLMLMGSIELLDQVEQLLYEAAPENPA; encoded by the coding sequence ATGGAAATGTATTATGCACTGGCCGTGCTGAGTATCCTGATTTTCTTATGCGCCTGCGCCAGTAAACTGTCGTCCTGGATCAACATGCCCTGTCTGCTGGTATTTCTCGGCATCGGCATGCTGGCCGGTTCCGAAGGCATCGGCGGCATCGCCTTCGACAACGCCACGTTCGCCAACGTGGTCGGTTCCATCGCCATGGCGTTCATCCTGTTTTCCGGCGGCTTCGACACCCGATGGGAAAATGTCAAAAAAGTGCTGGGCTACGGCGGCCTGCTCTCCAGCCTCGGCGTACTGCTCACCGCCCTCTTCGTCGGCATCTTCGCCTACTTTTTTCTGCGCTGGCAGTTTCCCGACAAAGCCATCTCGCTCTCCTGGTGCCTGCTGCTCGGTTCGATCATCTCTTCGACCGACGCGGCGGCGGTGTTCTCCATCCTCCGCTCCCGCAGCGTCAGTTTGAAAGGCAACCTCAAGCCGCTGCTCGAATTTGAATCGGGCAGCAACGACCCGATGGCCGCGTTCTTAACCATCTTCATGCTCGGCGTCGTCACCGCCGAAGCGGCCAGCGGCATTCCGACCCCACTCTGGCGCTACGCCGTGATTGCGCCGATGTTCCTGCTCAAAATGTCGCTCGGCATCGGATTCGGCTATCTCTTCGGGCGGCTGGCGGTCTGGCTGTTCAACAAAATCGATTTCGAATACGACGGCCTCTACTATGTCATCGCGCTGGCCACGGTATTGTTTTCCTTTGCCGGGACCGAACTGCTCTACGGCAACGGTTTCATGGCCGTCTACATCACCGGCATGGTGATGGGCAATAAAAATTTCATCTATCACAACGGCGTCGGCCGTTTTTACGACGGCCTCGCCTGGCTGATGCAGGTGGTGCTGTTCACGATGCTCGGCCTGCTGGCGTTTCCAACCAAATTGTGGAGCGCCAAATGGATCGGACTGGCCGTCGCCGTGTTCCTGATGCTGATCGCCCGGCCGCTGGCGGTCTTTCTCTGCACGATCGGCAGCAAATATTCCATCCGGGAAAAGACGCTGGTCTCCTGGGTCGGACTGCGCGGCGGCGCACCGATCATGCTGGCGACCTTCCCGCTGATGGCCGGCATTGCCAACGACGATCTGATGTTTCACATCGTCTTTTTCATCGTGCTTACTTCGGTTTTCATCCAGGGGATGAGCCTGATGCCGGCGGCGCGGCTGCTGCACCTGGATTCGCCGCTGAAAAGCACGCCGCGGCTGCCGCTGCAATTCGAATACACCGGCAACCTTTCCGAAGTCAGCCGGGAAATCGTCATTCCGCCGGGTTCGCCGGCCGAAAACATCGAACTGGCCCAAATCGGCCTGCCCAAAGGCACGCTGGTCCTGCTGATCCGCCGCAACGACCGTTTCCTGGTGCCGCAGGGTGACACCGTCCTCGCCGGCGGCGACACCCTGATGCTGATGGGCAGCATCGAACTGCTGGACCAGGTCGAACAACTGCTTTACGAAGCGGCGCCGGAGAACCCGGCATGA
- the gltX gene encoding glutamate--tRNA ligase, translating to MNENPATVRTRFAPSPTGFMHVGNLRTALYAYLLARSQGGRFVLRIEDTDRNRYIDGAVEVIFDTLRQAGLEHDEGPDVGGEYGPYVQSERQSIYRQYAGELIAKGAAYYCFCEKNEPEAAAGPEAVSTGYDGRCRKLSAAEVEANLAAGKPCVIRQKIDREGSTTFHDLVFGEITIENKVLDDQILLKSDGMPTYNFANVVDDHLMRISHVVRGAEYLSSTPKYNLLYRAFGWEIPQYVHLPLIMGRNPDGSIAKLSKRHGSVSFENLTAEGYLPAAIVNYIALLGWSPKNDRELFSLAELRELFQVSGLNKSPAVFDYDKLKWMNGEYVKALPFEDFVRLARPYARLDGTVLADRWPSIAGLLHQRITLFSEIPEKIRFLLEVPEYELDLYNNKKSKSNCDVARRLLPELVERLAALPDWNYEAISAAIGEYAAANDLKLNLVMWAPRIALAGLAVTPGGALEIMEILGREESLKRLRSGIARLEKA from the coding sequence ATGAATGAAAACCCCGCCACCGTCCGCACCCGTTTCGCGCCCAGTCCTACCGGCTTCATGCACGTCGGCAATTTGCGTACCGCCCTTTACGCCTATCTGCTGGCCAGATCACAGGGCGGGCGTTTCGTCCTCCGGATTGAGGATACCGACCGGAACCGTTATATCGACGGTGCCGTGGAGGTCATTTTCGATACATTGCGCCAGGCCGGTCTGGAACATGACGAGGGGCCGGATGTCGGCGGCGAATATGGCCCTTATGTGCAGAGCGAACGCCAAAGCATCTACCGGCAGTATGCCGGGGAGCTGATTGCCAAAGGAGCGGCTTATTACTGTTTCTGCGAGAAAAATGAGCCGGAGGCCGCCGCCGGCCCGGAAGCGGTTTCCACCGGCTACGACGGCCGCTGCCGGAAGCTGTCCGCCGCCGAAGTCGAAGCCAATCTGGCGGCCGGCAAGCCCTGTGTCATCCGCCAGAAAATCGACCGGGAAGGCAGCACGACGTTCCACGACCTGGTTTTCGGCGAAATCACCATCGAAAACAAAGTGCTGGATGACCAGATCCTGCTGAAAAGCGACGGCATGCCGACGTACAATTTCGCCAATGTCGTCGACGATCATTTGATGCGCATCAGCCATGTCGTCCGCGGCGCGGAGTACCTGTCGTCCACGCCGAAATACAACTTGCTCTACCGGGCGTTCGGCTGGGAAATCCCGCAATATGTTCATCTGCCGCTGATCATGGGCAGAAATCCGGACGGGAGCATCGCCAAACTGTCCAAACGCCACGGTTCGGTCAGCTTTGAAAATCTGACGGCCGAAGGCTATCTGCCGGCGGCCATCGTCAACTACATTGCGCTGCTGGGCTGGTCGCCGAAAAATGACCGGGAACTCTTTTCGCTGGCGGAATTGCGGGAACTGTTCCAGGTCTCCGGTCTCAACAAGTCGCCGGCGGTGTTCGATTACGATAAATTGAAATGGATGAACGGCGAATACGTCAAAGCGCTGCCGTTCGAGGATTTCGTCCGGCTTGCCCGGCCGTATGCCCGGCTGGACGGCACCGTTCTCGCCGACCGCTGGCCGTCGATCGCCGGACTGCTGCATCAGCGGATCACCCTGTTCAGTGAAATTCCCGAAAAAATCCGTTTCCTGCTGGAAGTGCCGGAGTACGAGCTGGATTTGTACAACAATAAGAAGAGCAAATCCAATTGTGACGTCGCCCGGCGGTTGCTGCCGGAGCTGGTCGAACGGCTGGCGGCTTTGCCGGATTGGAATTACGAAGCGATTTCAGCGGCGATCGGCGAATATGCCGCCGCCAACGATTTGAAATTGAATCTGGTGATGTGGGCGCCGCGGATCGCGCTGGCCGGGCTGGCGGTGACGCCGGGAGGCGCGTTGGAAATCATGGAAATTCTCGGCCGTGAAGAGTCGCTGAAACGGCTGCGGTCCGGAATTGCCCGGCTGGAAAAAGCCTGA
- a CDS encoding STAS domain-containing protein has protein sequence MNIATHTQNGIVILEINGRLDAEHAEILKNEFRKLIPANSKFILDLSGMDYLDSTGLGAIVFCLKSCGEHGGVLKLANLTDKPRIIFEITRAYKIFDIYDNLDAALAAM, from the coding sequence ATGAATATTGCCACTCATACCCAGAACGGGATTGTCATTCTGGAAATCAATGGACGGTTGGACGCGGAACATGCGGAAATTCTGAAAAATGAATTTCGTAAACTGATTCCGGCCAATTCGAAGTTTATTCTGGATTTGTCCGGCATGGATTATCTGGACAGCACCGGGCTGGGCGCCATCGTTTTCTGCCTTAAAAGCTGCGGCGAGCACGGCGGCGTGCTGAAGTTGGCCAATCTGACCGACAAGCCCCGCATCATCTTTGAGATTACCCGGGCTTACAAAATTTTCGATATTTACGACAATCTGGATGCCGCTCTCGCCGCAATGTAA
- a CDS encoding glycosyltransferase family 2 protein — protein MKISVVIRSHNDQRHIAETMRRLQAQQGVDFELYNIDDHSTDGTLEIIRSFNVPERIVCWPAPYVPGAVLNAAARLVPGDVVVFNNADCRPLDDRFLARLMAPFPATGESKLAAVFANQRPRPDARPLIRKDYERAFGDGKIAASWRHFFSLAAAAMPRQLLLHYPFDETLQYSEDIEWSWRLRQRGFGIRYVPEALVEHSHNYTLAECRKRFYNEGVAEYRIFGEPARLWRSWLLPCAGELLRDFSYLLRHGQLHKLPYEFGFRLVQRRAAYCGRRDAERRDRG, from the coding sequence ATGAAAATCAGCGTCGTAATTCGTTCCCACAATGATCAACGACATATTGCCGAAACCATGCGCCGGCTGCAAGCGCAGCAGGGTGTCGATTTTGAATTATACAATATTGACGATCATTCCACCGACGGCACCTTGGAGATCATCCGTTCGTTCAACGTTCCGGAGCGTATCGTCTGCTGGCCGGCGCCGTATGTGCCCGGCGCCGTTCTGAATGCCGCGGCGCGGCTGGTGCCGGGCGATGTCGTCGTCTTCAACAATGCCGACTGCCGGCCGCTGGACGACCGTTTCCTGGCCCGGCTGATGGCGCCGTTTCCGGCGACGGGCGAGTCGAAGCTCGCCGCCGTTTTTGCCAATCAGCGGCCGCGTCCCGACGCCCGGCCGCTGATCCGCAAAGATTACGAACGGGCTTTCGGCGATGGGAAAATCGCCGCTTCCTGGCGTCATTTTTTCTCACTGGCCGCGGCGGCGATGCCGCGGCAGTTGCTGCTCCATTACCCGTTCGACGAGACGTTGCAGTATTCCGAGGATATCGAATGGTCCTGGCGGTTGCGGCAGCGCGGTTTCGGGATCCGCTACGTGCCGGAGGCTCTGGTGGAGCATTCGCACAACTATACGTTGGCGGAATGCCGGAAACGTTTTTACAACGAGGGAGTGGCGGAATACCGCATTTTCGGTGAGCCGGCCCGTCTCTGGCGTTCCTGGCTGCTGCCCTGCGCTGGCGAGCTGCTTCGCGACTTCAGCTATCTGCTCCGGCATGGTCAATTGCATAAACTGCCTTATGAGTTCGGTTTCCGGCTGGTGCAGCGCCGGGCGGCTTATTGCGGCCGGCGCGACGCCGAACGCCGGGACAGGGGGTAG
- a CDS encoding glycosyltransferase family 4 protein — MRPGRILVLSDIGGFHGGVENFIFRAAKALRPAGFVFDGLFGRPGLEPERFAGVFDRVAYGGTAAGELAGRADLLWVHKTSDHRLWQFLRRRLPDFVYVHDHDYYCLRRHKYFPWRSNCPLPANRFHCYACALAGRRADGRFGLPDWRGFQQRLQTAAAARLLLAGSDFMLDNLRRNHFPPQKLHKLSPLVDIGEGAMDWSGRRPDGIPLILYVGQLLRGKGVGLLLEAARWLRTPCRLRLVGRGNALPQLQQLAAGVPSRCQVEFVDFTAELAPHYAAATVAVFPSCWPEPFGMAGPEAMAHGLPVVACRVGGVPEWLQDGRNGLLVPPGRPRLLAAALDRLLEDPALAGQLGRQAGEEMRRFTAAGFAGRFLALPEPRSREE; from the coding sequence ATGCGACCGGGCCGTATCCTCGTGCTTTCCGATATCGGCGGCTTTCACGGCGGCGTGGAGAACTTTATTTTTCGGGCGGCCAAGGCTTTGCGGCCGGCCGGTTTCGTCTTTGACGGCCTCTTTGGCCGGCCCGGACTGGAGCCGGAGCGTTTTGCCGGTGTTTTCGACCGGGTCGCCTATGGCGGCACTGCCGCCGGAGAACTGGCCGGCCGGGCCGATCTGCTGTGGGTGCACAAAACTTCCGATCACCGGCTCTGGCAATTTCTGCGGCGCCGGCTGCCGGATTTCGTCTACGTTCACGACCATGACTACTACTGCCTGCGGCGTCATAAATATTTTCCGTGGCGGAGCAATTGTCCGTTGCCGGCCAACCGGTTCCATTGTTACGCTTGCGCCCTGGCGGGCCGCCGGGCCGACGGCCGTTTCGGGCTGCCGGATTGGCGCGGTTTCCAGCAGCGCCTGCAGACTGCCGCCGCCGCCCGCCTGTTGCTGGCCGGTTCCGATTTTATGCTGGACAATTTGCGCCGCAACCATTTCCCGCCGCAAAAGCTCCATAAATTATCGCCGCTGGTCGATATCGGCGAGGGCGCGATGGATTGGAGCGGGCGCCGTCCGGATGGTATTCCGCTGATTTTGTATGTCGGCCAACTGTTGCGCGGCAAGGGGGTGGGGTTGCTGCTGGAGGCGGCCCGGTGGCTGCGGACGCCCTGCCGGTTGCGGCTGGTCGGCCGCGGCAACGCGCTGCCGCAGTTGCAGCAACTGGCCGCCGGAGTGCCGTCGCGCTGCCAGGTGGAATTTGTCGATTTTACCGCCGAATTGGCGCCGCACTATGCGGCCGCGACGGTGGCGGTATTTCCCTCCTGCTGGCCGGAACCGTTCGGCATGGCCGGCCCGGAAGCGATGGCGCACGGTTTACCGGTGGTCGCCTGCCGGGTCGGCGGCGTGCCGGAGTGGCTGCAGGACGGCCGCAACGGGCTGCTCGTGCCGCCGGGCCGGCCGCGGCTGTTGGCGGCCGCGCTCGACCGGCTGCTGGAAGATCCGGCGCTGGCCGGACAGTTGGGACGTCAGGCCGGCGAGGAGATGCGGCGATTTACGGCGGCCGGTTTTGCCGGGCGTTTTCTGGCGTTGCCCGAACCGCGAAGCCGGGAGGAGTGA
- a CDS encoding WecB/TagA/CpsF family glycosyltransferase: protein MARLFFSACGFDGGRSGISVYMQQVLLRLVENHQVTVLADAADLPLLPRHPQLHYRRLPAGCRRPLWNMLYHLFWLPWLVSPRKYDCLLLPAANRRACFFHRLFTIAVVHDLSQYHVEAKYDCFRMFYIKYLLPHAVRLADVVVAISGSTRDDLIRYWRVAPAAIRVNYNGFDRRTFHAGISARMVADAKSACGIDGDYLLYISRIEHPGKNHLRLIQAYEKLPADLRARYLLVLGGGRWNGADAVLAYAANSPCRDRIRFIGFVPNEALPGLYRGAALYVFPSLFEGFGLSIPEAMACEVPVACSNNSSLGEIAGDGARQFDPCDVDAIAGAIREVLCDQSLRERLRDNAARRLELFDWDRHVRLLNELIELQRLAGSGKPGNRSAVKTNKFMVSNQKSYRWRRCVETLLAAFFYLVLTLPLVLLLSVRRLLTGEAVFETRHIFGRNGVPTTVHYLRSRYHWIHAAGLFGSVLCGKLNLFGVSMRDCRSEERTPGDAVLFGEAPGVFNLYFIRRSNRLTHVDRLTLEQEYLQHKSWRNDFGLLARSFPALLFRSGDERLENSNRLLGIRYDNFSMSEALEAVTRAIERKQAVKIAFVNADCFNQAWKNQKYHAILSTYEFIFPDGIGLVIAGKLIRRPLKANINGTDMLPFLCRLAEEKGFSFYFLGAAPGVAEKMSANLQKQYPRLRIAGWRDGFFAGPEAEKAAVAEIARCRPDLLLVAMGVPRQETFIAAHWPELHCQVAMGVGGLFDFYSGNIPRAPLWLREIGMEWAFRLYQEPFRLFKRYVIGNPLFLWRVVRFGEKYHD, encoded by the coding sequence ATGGCGCGTCTTTTTTTCAGTGCCTGCGGTTTTGACGGCGGGCGTTCCGGCATTTCCGTTTATATGCAGCAGGTGTTGCTGCGTCTGGTTGAAAATCACCAGGTGACGGTGCTGGCGGATGCCGCCGATCTGCCGTTGCTGCCCCGGCACCCGCAACTGCATTACCGGCGGTTGCCGGCCGGCTGCCGGAGGCCGTTGTGGAATATGCTTTATCATCTGTTCTGGCTGCCGTGGCTGGTTTCGCCGCGGAAATACGATTGCCTGCTGCTGCCGGCCGCCAACCGCCGGGCTTGTTTTTTTCATCGCCTTTTCACCATTGCCGTCGTACACGACCTGTCGCAATACCATGTCGAGGCCAAATACGACTGCTTTCGGATGTTCTATATCAAATACCTGCTGCCTCATGCCGTTCGGCTGGCCGATGTCGTCGTTGCCATCAGCGGTTCCACCCGTGACGATCTGATCCGTTACTGGCGGGTAGCGCCGGCGGCCATCCGCGTCAATTACAACGGTTTTGACCGCCGGACGTTCCATGCCGGTATTTCGGCCCGAATGGTTGCCGATGCCAAGAGCGCCTGCGGCATCGATGGCGACTATCTGCTCTATATCTCCCGGATCGAACATCCCGGCAAAAATCACCTCCGGCTGATCCAGGCTTATGAAAAATTGCCGGCCGACTTGCGGGCGCGTTATTTGCTGGTGCTCGGCGGCGGCCGGTGGAACGGGGCCGACGCGGTTTTGGCGTATGCGGCGAACTCGCCGTGCCGCGATCGCATCCGGTTCATCGGCTTCGTGCCGAACGAAGCGTTGCCCGGCCTGTATCGCGGCGCGGCGTTGTATGTGTTTCCCTCGCTGTTCGAGGGGTTCGGTCTGTCGATTCCGGAAGCGATGGCCTGCGAAGTGCCGGTCGCCTGCTCCAACAATTCGTCGCTCGGTGAAATTGCCGGCGACGGCGCCCGGCAGTTCGATCCTTGCGATGTCGACGCGATTGCCGGGGCGATCCGGGAAGTCTTGTGCGATCAGAGCTTGCGTGAGCGTCTGCGCGACAATGCGGCGCGGCGTTTGGAGCTGTTCGACTGGGACCGGCATGTGCGGCTGCTGAATGAGCTGATCGAATTGCAGCGTTTGGCCGGGTCGGGAAAACCGGGCAACCGGTCGGCGGTAAAAACAAATAAGTTTATGGTAAGTAACCAAAAAAGTTATCGCTGGCGCCGATGCGTCGAAACGTTGCTGGCGGCATTTTTCTATCTGGTTCTGACCTTGCCGCTGGTGCTGCTGTTGAGCGTGCGCCGGCTGCTGACCGGCGAGGCTGTTTTCGAAACCCGCCATATTTTCGGCCGCAACGGAGTTCCGACCACCGTCCATTATCTGAGGTCCCGTTATCACTGGATTCATGCGGCCGGATTGTTCGGCAGCGTGCTGTGCGGCAAACTCAATTTATTCGGCGTTTCGATGCGCGATTGTCGGTCGGAAGAACGCACGCCGGGCGACGCGGTGCTGTTCGGCGAGGCGCCGGGCGTGTTCAATCTTTACTTCATCCGCCGCAGCAACCGCCTGACCCATGTCGACCGTCTGACGCTGGAGCAGGAGTATCTGCAGCACAAATCGTGGCGCAATGACTTCGGCTTGCTGGCCCGTTCTTTTCCGGCGTTGCTGTTTCGTTCCGGCGATGAACGGCTCGAAAACAGCAATCGCCTGCTCGGCATTCGCTATGATAATTTTTCCATGTCCGAGGCGCTGGAGGCGGTCACCCGGGCTATCGAACGGAAGCAGGCGGTCAAAATTGCCTTTGTCAATGCAGATTGTTTCAATCAGGCATGGAAAAATCAAAAGTACCATGCTATATTGTCAACCTATGAGTTTATTTTTCCAGATGGTATCGGTTTGGTGATCGCCGGAAAATTGATCCGGCGTCCGCTGAAGGCCAATATCAACGGGACGGATATGCTGCCGTTCCTCTGCCGATTGGCGGAGGAAAAAGGATTTTCTTTTTATTTTTTGGGAGCGGCCCCGGGAGTGGCAGAAAAGATGAGTGCAAATTTGCAGAAACAATATCCACGCTTGCGGATTGCCGGCTGGCGTGACGGCTTTTTCGCCGGTCCGGAGGCGGAAAAGGCGGCGGTGGCCGAAATAGCCCGTTGCCGGCCGGATTTGCTGCTGGTGGCGATGGGCGTGCCGCGCCAGGAAACGTTCATCGCCGCACATTGGCCGGAGTTGCATTGTCAGGTAGCGATGGGAGTGGGCGGTCTGTTCGACTTTTATTCCGGCAATATACCGCGGGCGCCGCTGTGGCTGCGGGAAATCGGTATGGAGTGGGCGTTCCGGCTCTATCAGGAGCCGTTCCGGCTGTTTAAACGGTATGTCATCGGCAACCCGTTGTTTTTGTGGCGGGTGGTCCGTTTCGGGGAAAAATATCATGACTGA
- a CDS encoding sugar transferase — translation MTEYQQPNHKLRKELINLLLERASYAQGDYPRRKVKLWHFTVGSAYLLKRTFDLVLCIVGLIVLSPLLAVIALWIKLDSAGPIIYTQTRVGKNGRHFHFYKFRSMYTDADQRRAELAGANESADGVLFKMKNDPRITRSGRFLRKFSLDELPQLFNVILGDMSLVGPRPPLPSEVALYTLEDRKRLHITPGITGLWQVSGRSDLPFKQQVELDKAYIQSQSFGQDLLILLKTIPAVLTGRGAY, via the coding sequence ATGACTGAATATCAACAACCCAATCATAAATTGCGAAAAGAACTGATCAATCTGTTGCTGGAGCGGGCCTCTTACGCCCAGGGCGACTATCCGCGCCGGAAAGTGAAATTATGGCACTTCACCGTCGGCAGCGCTTACCTGTTGAAACGGACCTTCGATCTGGTTCTGTGCATCGTCGGGTTGATCGTGCTGTCGCCGCTGCTGGCGGTCATCGCGTTGTGGATCAAACTGGATTCAGCCGGGCCGATCATTTACACCCAGACCCGGGTCGGCAAAAACGGCCGCCACTTTCATTTCTATAAATTCCGTTCGATGTATACCGACGCCGACCAGCGGCGGGCGGAACTGGCCGGCGCCAATGAATCGGCCGACGGGGTGCTTTTCAAGATGAAGAACGATCCGCGCATCACCCGTTCCGGCCGTTTCCTGCGGAAATTCAGCCTCGACGAACTGCCGCAGTTGTTCAACGTCATTCTTGGCGACATGAGTCTGGTCGGTCCGCGGCCGCCGCTGCCTTCGGAAGTGGCACTGTATACGCTTGAGGACCGCAAACGGCTGCATATCACGCCGGGGATCACCGGCTTATGGCAGGTGTCCGGCCGCAGTGATTTGCCGTTCAAACAGCAGGTGGAGTTGGACAAGGCCTACATTCAGAGTCAATCGTTCGGGCAGGATTTGCTGATTTTATTGAAAACCATTCCGGCGGTATTGACCGGCCGCGGCGCTTATTAG